One genomic window of Medicago truncatula cultivar Jemalong A17 chromosome 1, MtrunA17r5.0-ANR, whole genome shotgun sequence includes the following:
- the LOC11409016 gene encoding ARM REPEAT PROTEIN INTERACTING WITH ABF2 has protein sequence MEFQRRQGHCLSERKGQKRKLDEELPEDRQISSAPPTADERAALLVEVANQVTVLESTFTWNEADRAAAKRATHALADLAKNEEVVNVIVEGGAIPALIKHLQAPPVTDCVQKPLPFEHEVEKGSAFALGLLAVKPEHQQLIVDGGALTHLVDLLKRHNNGLTSRAINSLIRRAADAVTNLAHENSNIKTHVRMEGGIPPLVHLLEFADTKVQRAAAGALRTLAFKNDENKIQIVECDALPTLILMLRSEDAAIHYEAVGVIGNLVHSSPNIKKEVLFAGALQPVIGLLSSRCPESQREAALLLGQFAATDSDCKVHIVQRGAVRPLIEMLSSPDVQLREMSAFALGRLAQDTHNQAGIAHNGGLVPLLKLLDSKNGSLQHNAAFALYGLAENEDNVSDFIRVGGVQRLQEGEFIVQATKDCVAKTLKRLEEKIHGRVLNHLLYLMRVSERGFQRRIALVLAHLCPADDQRRIFIEHHGLELLISLLSSSSSKQQLDGAVALCKLANKASALSPVDAAPPSPTPQVYLGEQYVNNATLSDVTFLVEGKRFYAHRICLLASSDAFRAMFDGGYREKDARDIEIPNIRWEVFELMMRFIYTGSVDITPDIAQDLLRAADQYLLDGLKRLCEYTIAQDILLENVSSMYELSEAFNALSLRHACILFILEHFDKLSARPGHSLLIQRIIPEIRNYFVKALTNVNSHRL, from the exons atggaGTTTCAGAGACGCCAAGGTCACTGCCTCTCCGAGAGGAAGGGGCAAAAACGTAAGTTAGACGAAGAATTACCGGAAGACCGTCAGATCTCGTCGGCACCGCCTACCGCCGACGAACGTGCGGCACTTCTCGTCGAAGTTGCTAATCAGGTCACCGTTCTCGAGTCTACTTTCACGTGGAATGAAGCCGATCGAGCCGCGGCTAAGCGTGCTACTCATGCGCTTGCCGATCTCGCGAAGAATG AGGAAGTGGTGAATGTGATTGTGGAAGGAGGTGCGATTCCGGCTCTGATTAAGCATCTTCAAGCGCCGCCGGTGACTGATTGCGTTCAGAAGCCGTTGCCGTTTGAGCATGAAGTTGAGAAAGGGAGTGCCTTCGCGTTAGGACTTCTCGCCGTCAAG CCGGAACATCAACAACTAATTGTGGACGGTGGTGCCTTAACACATCTTGTTGATCTTTTAAAGAGGCATAATAATGGTTTGACTTCTCGTGCCATTAATAGTCTCATTCGTAGGGCTGCGGATGCTGTTACTAATCTCGCACATGAGAATAGCAACATTAAAACCCATGTCAG GATGGAAGGTGGAATTCCACCACTTGTTCATTTGCTGGAATTTGCTGATACAAAGGTGCAAAGAGCAGCTGCTGGTGCACTGCGAACTCTAGCTtttaaaaatgatgaaaataaaattcag ATTGTTGAATGTGATGCTCTTCCGACTCTGATTCTAATGCTGCGTTCTGAAGATGCTGCTATTCATTATGAAGCG GTTGGTGTGATTGGAAATCTAGTTCACTCATCTCCTAATATAAAGAAAGAGGTTTTATTTGCAGGTGCTTTACAACCAGTTATTGGATTACTTAG CTCACGCTGCCCTGAAAGTCAGAGGGAAGCGGCATTGTTACTTGGACAGTTTGCAGCAACTGATTCAGACTGCAAG GTTCACATTGTACAGAGAGGTGCTGTCCGACCTTTGATAGAGATGCTTTCGTCTCCTGATGTACAACTTAGAGAAATGTCTGCCTTTGCATTGGGGAGATTGGCCcag GACACACATAACCAAGCGGGTATTGCACACAATGGTGGTTTAGTGCCACTGCTCAAGCTTCTTGACTCAAAAAATGGGTCTTTGCAACATAATGCTGCTTTTGCTCTTTATGGCCTTGCAGAGAATGAG GATAATGTGTCGGATTTCATTAGGGTAGGTGGAGTTCAAAGACTACAAGAAGGAGAGTTTATTGTTCAA GCGACTAAAGATTGTGTTGCCAAGACATTGAAAAGATTAGAGGAGAAGATTCACGGTCGT GTGTTGAACCATCTGTTATATCTTATGCGAGTTTCAGAAAGGGGTTTTCAAAGGCGAATTGCGTTGGTTCTTGCACATCTTTGCCCTGCAGATGATCAAAGAAGAATTTTTATTGAACACCATG GTCTTGAGTTGCTTATCAGTCTTCTCAGCTCATCCAGCTCCAAACAGCAACTTGATGGTGCTGTGGCTTTATGCAAGTTGGCCAATAAAGCCTCAGCCCTATCTCCTGTAGACGCTGCTCCTCCTTCTCCAACACCACAG GTTTACTTAGGAGAGCAGTATGTAAACAATGCTACATTGTCCGATGTTACATTTTTGGTTGAAG GCAAACGTTTTTATGCTCATAGAATTTGTCTACTGGCATCTTCAGATGCATTTCGTGCAATGTTTGATGGTGGTTATAGG GAGAAGGATGCAAGGGACATAGAGATCCCAAATATTAGATGGGAAGTTTTTGAGTTGATGATGAG ATTTATATATACTGGATCAGTTGATATCACTCCAGATATTGCTCAAGACCTTCTTCGAGCAGCTGATCAATATCTTTTAGATGGACTAAAGAGACTCTGTGAGTACACAATTGCACAG GATATATTACTAGAGAACGTGTCAAGTATGTATGAACTTTCAGAAGCCTTCAATGCATTATCGTTGAGGCATGCATGCATTCTTTTTATCTTGGAGCACTTTGATAAGTTGAGCGCGCGGCCAGG GCACTCTCTTCTGATTCAGCGTATAATACCAGAGATCCGCAATTACTTTGTTAAAGCTCTTACAAATGTCAACTCCCATAGACTGTAA
- the LOC120577904 gene encoding uncharacterized protein yields the protein MHACSALALRGLKPEDHCHAWLTLGSYRATYNYFIQPVNSQIYWESTPYEKPVPPKVKRAPGRPKKARRNDGNEEPVCGSQMKKTYNDTQCGRCGLLDHNARSCMMQGVSRRPKENPGNVDDVDENAGNVDAVDENAGNTPNEVPENAPNFVPGNAPNEVPENVVPAIDPNEVPANVVPENAPYFVQHNVVAHAGQSLAPRRYGLRGPVPSANRPKNTPMRGPAPAHPTPAGMIRVPYPTYGPPGSTQPQFMEFIPTPGFPKK from the exons ATGCATGCTTGTTCAGCCCTTGCATTGAGAGGTTTAAAGCCAGAAGACCATTGTCATGCTTGGTTGACCCTTGGATCTTATAGGGCAACATACAACTACTTCATTCAGCCAGTTAATTCCCAAATATATTGGGAATCAACTCCTTATGAAAAACCTGTGCCACCAAAGGTTAAAAGGGCTCCAGGAAGACCAAAGAAAGCCAGAAGAAATGATGGTAATGAGGAACCTGTTTGTGGGAGTCAGATGAAGAAGACATACAATGACACTCAATGTGGGAGGTGTGGATTGCTTGATCATAATGCAAGAAGTTGTATGATGCAAGGTGTTAGTAGGAGACCAAAGGAAAATCCTGGCAATGTAGATGATGTGGATGAAAATGCTGGCAATGTAGATGCTGTGGATGAAAATGCTGGGAATACTCCTAATGAAGTGCCAGAAAATGCTCCTAACTTTGTGCCTGGAAATGCTCCTAATGAAGTGCCAGAAAATGTTGTGCCAGCAATTGATCCTAATGAAGTGCCTGCAAATGTTGTGCCAGAAAATGCTCCTTACTTTGTGCAACATAATGTTGTTGCACATGCTGGACAG aGTCTTGCACCAAGGAGGTATGGCCTTAGAGGACCGGTTCCTTCAGCTAATAGGCCAAAGAATACACCAATGAGGGGTCCTGCACCAGCTCATCCAACTCCTGCTGGCATGATTAGGGTTCCATATCCAACCTATGGTCCACCCGGTTCGACTCAACCTCAATTCATGGAGTTTATACCAACTCCCGGATTTCCCAAGAAGTGA
- the LOC11420245 gene encoding alpha-1,3/1,6-mannosyltransferase ALG2: MAAKETNSKMNIAIIHPDLGIGGAERLVVDAAVELASRGHKVHIFTAHHDKNRCFEETIAGIFPVTVYGSFLPRHIFYRLHALCAYLRCLFVAFCVLFLWPSFDVILADQVSVVIPILKLKRSTKVVFYCHFPDLLLAQHSTFLRRIYRKPIDYLEEITTGMADSILVNSNFTASTFANTFKHLDAKGIRPAVLYPAVNVDQFNEPTSTKPNFLSINRFERKKNIQLAISAFAMLYSPNRVLKHQAITNASLTVAGGFDKRLKENVEYLEELKDLAEKEGVSDKIKFVTSCSTDERNALLSECLCVLYTPENEHFGIVPLEAMAAYKVVIACNSGGPVESIKNGVTGFLCSPTPQEFSSAMANLINDPQEAEKMGNEARRHVVESFSTKTFGTHLNRYLIDIYRGKED, encoded by the exons ATGGCCGCCAAGGAAACGAATTCAAAAATGAACATTGCTATTATTCACCCAGATCTTGGCATAG GTGGAGCCGAAAGATTAGTCGTGGATGCAGCTGTTGAACTTGCGTCTCGTGGTCATAAAGTTCATATTTTTACTGCACATCACGATAAAAATAGATGCTTTGAGGAAACCATTGCTG GTATCTTTCCAGTTACTGTCTATGGTTCCTTTCTTCCCCGTCATATATTCTACCGTCTTCATGCATTATGTGCATACCTTCGGTGCCTATTTGTTGCTTTCTGTGTTCTTTTCCTGTGGCCTTCATTTGATGTAATACTGGCAGACCAGGTCTCTGTGGTTATCCCCATCTTGAAACTTAAAAGGTCAACTAAG GTTGTATTCTACTGTCATTTTCCAGACTTGTTACTGGCTCAACATTCAACTTTCCTCAGGAGGATATATAGGAAACCCATAGACTATTTAGAAGAAATAACAACTG GAATGGCCGATTCAATACTTGTTAACAGCAACTTCACTGCATCTACTTTTGCAAATACTTTTAAACATCTAGATGCTAAAGGAATTCGACCAGCTGTCCTTTACCCAGCAGTCAATGTGGATCAATTCAATGAACCTACTTCCACTAA GCCAAACTTTCTTTCCATTAACCGCTTTGAAAGGAAGAAGAACATACAATTAGCAATTTCAGCTTTTGCTATGCTTTACTCGCCCAACAGAGTTCTTAAGCATCAAGCTATTACAAATGCTTCTTTGACTGTTGCCG GTGGCTTTGATAAACGGTTGAAGGAGAATGTAGAGTACCTAGAAGAGCTAAAAGATTTAGCCGAAAAGGAGGGGGTctctgataaaataaaatttgtcacATCTTGCTCTACAGATGAAAGGAATGCTCTTCTTTCAGAATGCCTGTGTGTCCTTTACACCCCAGAG AATGAGCACTTTGGGATTGTTCCTTTGGAGGCAATGGCAGCTTATAAAGTGGTAATTGCATGTAACAGCGGTGGTCCTGTGGAGTCGATCAAGAATGGTGTAACAGGCTTCCTTTGCAGTCCTACACCACAAGAGTTTTCCTCAGCAATGGCTAACTTGATAAATGATCCCCAGGAAGCAGAAAAAATGGGCAATGAAGCTAGGAGGCACGTTGTCGAGTCTTTCTCTACAAAGACATTTGGCACACATTTAAATAGATATCTAATTGACATTTACCGTGGAAAGGAGGATTGA
- the LOC11414098 gene encoding cysteine-rich receptor-like protein kinase 25, producing MIHQKQMLHHFKFSTTVYVFFCFTLIITIITTQAATDLSFIQSYCPNTNTFSSNTTYQTNLNKLLSILSSNSTNKNGFYYTTVGANNPVNTVYGAFLCRGDRTQKECKDCVSAASNQIPQKCPKAKESVIWLAECMIRYSNVSFFNVAAEVPVLALMNTGTVMEQNRFMQLLADTMNAAAVEAVNGGGDKKFGTKVANFSSFQTLYTLAQCTPDLSNSGCEKCLKIATNYIPSCCSGKQGARVLIPSCNIRYELYPFYHELNVPAPDEPRPNPQGKKSRNSVVLIVAIVAPIVIILLLTLFVCWIISKMKRIKFNSVPQESVEISRVEFLQFDFDTIATATNNFSGDNKLGEGGFGEVYKGMLFNGQEIAVKRLSRSSGQGIEEFKNEVVLVAKLQHRNLVRILGFCLDGEEKMLIYEFMPNKSLDYFLFDPEKAHQINWPRRYKIIEGIARGMLYLHEDSRLRIIHRDLKASNILLDENLNPKISDFGMARIFGVDQTRGITNRVVGTLGYMSPEYAMHGEFSIKTDVYSFGVLVLEIITGKKITSFRESGYAEDLLSYAWKKWNDGTPLELLDMTLRDSYTSVEVTRCIHVGLCCVQEDPDQRPSMQTVVLLLSSHSVTLEPPQRPAGYISSKTDQSFATKDFDSSDKSTSKSQSVAVSVDDASITQVYPR from the exons ATGATCCATCAAAAACAAATGCTGCACCACTTCAAATTCTCTACCACTGTCTATGTTTTCTTTTGCTTCACACTAATTATAACCATAATAACAACTCAAGCAGCTACAGACCTATCCTTCATCCAGAGTTACTGTCCAAACACAAACACTTTTTCTTCAAACACAACCTACCAAACAAACCTCAACAAACTTCTTTCTATTCTTTCATCCAACTCCACAAACAAAAATGGTTTCTACTACACCACAGTTGGCGCCAACAACCCCGTAAACACCGTGTACGGTGCCTTTCTCTGCCGTGGAGATCGCACACAAAAAGAATGCAAAGACTGTGTTTCTGCAGCATCCAATCAAATCCCTCAAAAATGTCCTAAAGCAAAAGAATCAGTTATTTGGTTAGCTGAATGCATGATACGTTACTCAAACGTTTCATTCTTCAACGTAGCTGCAGAAGTTCCAGTGCTTGCGCTCATGAACACTGGAACTGTGATGGAGCAGAACCGGTTCATGCAACTTTTAGCGGATACAATGAACGCTGCCGCGGTAGAGGCGGTGAATGGTGGAGGTGACAAGAAGTTTGGAACAAAAGTGGCAAATTTTTCTAGTTTTCAAACATTGTATACACTTGCACAGTGTACACCGGATTTGTCAAATTCAGGATGCGAAAAGTGCCTCAAAATAGCAACTAATTATATACCATCTTGCTGTAGTGGAAAACAAGGAGCAAGAGTTCTTATTCCTAGTTGTAATATTAGGTATGAGTTGTATCCATTTTATCATGAGTTGAATGTGCCTGCTCCAGATGAACCGAGGCCAAATCCACAAG GAAAAAAATCACGGAACTCAGTAGTGTTAATTGTTGCTATAGTAGCTCCTATTGTGATCATTTTGTTGCTTACATTGTTTGTCTGCTGGATCATatctaaaatgaaaagaataaagttcaactCAGTGCCTCAAGAAAGTG TTGAAATCTCCAGGGTAGAATTCTTGCAATTTGATTTCGATACCATCGCAACGGCCACAAACAACTTCAGTGGTGACAATAAATTAGGGGAAGGAGGATTTGGCGAGGTTTACAAG GGTATGCTGTTTAATGGACAAGAGATTGCTGTGAAGAGGCTATCAAGAAGTTCTGGTCAAGGCATAGAAGAATTCAAGAATGAGGTCGTTTTGGTAGCCAAACTACAACACAGAAATCTTGTTAGGATTCTTGGGTTTTGCTTGGATGGTGAAGAAAAGATGCTCATTTATGAATTCATGCCCAACAAAAGTCTAGACTATTTTCTATTTG ATCCTGAAAAAGCACATCAGATAAATTGGCCAAGACGATACAAGATAATAGAAGGAATTGCCCGTGGAATGCTTTATCTTCACGAAGATTCTCGACTTAGAATCATACATCGCGATCTTAAAGCTAGTAATATATTATTAGATGAGAATTTAAATCCcaaaatttcagattttgggATGGCAAGAATATTTGGTGTTGATCAAACTCGAGGAATCACAAACAGAGTTGTTGGAACATT GGGTTACATGTCTCCAGAGTATGCAATGCACGGAGAATTTTCTATCAAAACAGATGTGTATAGCTTTGGTGTCCTCGTTCTCGAGATAATTACCGGAAAGAAGATCACATCCTTTCGCGAATCAGGCTACGCCGAGGACCTTTTGAGCTAT GCTTGGAAAAAATGGAATGATGGGACACCATTAGAGTTACTGGACATGACATTGAGAGATTCATACACAAGTGTTGAAGTAACAAGATGCATCCATGTTGGGTTATGTTGTGTTCAAGAAGATCCAGATCAAAGACCATCGATGCAGACAGTAGTTTTACTGCTAAGTAGCCATTCTGTTACTCTTGAACCACCTCAACGACCAGCGGGTTATATTAGTAGCAAAACTGATCAAAGCTTTGCAACAAAAGATTTTGATAGCTCAGACAAGTCTACATCTAAAAGCCAATCGGTTGCAGTTTCTGTTGATGATGCATCCATCACTCAGGTGTACCCTCGATAG
- the LOC11420244 gene encoding putative leucine-rich repeat receptor-like serine/threonine-protein kinase At2g14440, with translation MSILFFLLLFISFHTPSFSQTPPKGFLINCGTLTTTQINNRTWLPDSNFITTGTPKNITTQVLLPTLKTLRSFPLQVKKHCYNIPVYRGAKYMIRTTYFYGGVNGVDHPTPPVFDQIIDGTLWSVVNTTVDYANGNSSFYEGVFLAVGKFMSFCIGSNSYTDSDPFVSALEFLILGDSLYNTTDFNNFAIGLVARNSFGYSGPSIRYPDDQFDRIWEPFGQSNSTKANTENVSVSGFWNLPPSKVFETHLGSEQLESLELRWPTASLPSSKYYIALYFADNTAGSRIFNISVNGVHYYRDLNAIASGVVVFANQWPLSGPTTITLTPSASSSLGPLINAGEVFNVLSLGGRTSTRDVIALQRVKESLRNPPLDWSGDPCVPRQYSWTGITCSEGLRIRIVTLNLTSMDLSGSLSSFVANMTALTNIWLGNNSLSGQIPNLSSLTMLETLHLEENQFSGEIPSSLGNISSLKEVFLQNNNLTGQIPANLLKPGLSIRTSGNNFLSPPAP, from the exons ATGTCCATCCTCTTCTTCCTCCTTCTCTTCATCTCTTTCCACACCCCCTCTTTTTCTCAAACACCCCCCAAAGGCTTCCTCATCAACTGCGGCACCCTCACAACAACCCAAATCAACAACCGTACATGGCTTCCCGATTCAAACTTCATCACCACCGGCACACCCAAAAACATAACCACCCAAGTCCTTCTCCCAACTCTCAAAACCCTTCGTTCATTCCCTCTCCAAGTTAAAAAACACTGCTACAATATTCCTGTGTATCGCGGTGCAAAATATATGATACGTACTACTTATTTCTACGGTGGAGTCAACGGTGTTGATCATCCTACGCCGCCGGTGTTTGATCAGATCATTGATGGAACGTTATGGAGTGTGGTGAATACTACGGTGGATTATGCTAATGGAAACTCGAGTTTTTATGAAGGGGTATTTTTGGCTGTGGGGAAGTTTATGAGTTTTTGTATCGGGTCGAATAGTTATACGGATTCTGACCCGTTTGTTTCTGCTTTGGAGTTTTTGATTCTTGGAGATTCCTTGTATAATACCACTGATTTTAACAACTTTGCTATTGGTTTGGTTGCTAGAAATAGCTTTGGTTACTCCGGACCAAGCATAAG ATATCCTGATGATCAGTTTGACCGTATCTGGGAGCCATTTGGACAGAGTAATTCAACCAAAGCAAACACTGAGAATGTTTCTGTTTCTGGCTTTTGGAATCTTCCACCTTCAAAAGTATTTGAAACACATCTAGGATCTGAACAATTAGAATCCTTGGAATTGAGATGGCCTACCGCGTCACTTCCAAGCTCCAAATACTACATCGCTCTATACTTTGCTGACAACACTGCTGGATCAAGAATTTTTAACATAAGTGTAAATGGTGTGCATTATTACCGTGATTTGAATGCGATCGCTTCAGGCGTTGTTGTCTTTGCCAACCAATGGCCTCTTTCTGGTCCTACAACAATAACTTTGACTCCATCTGCTAGTTCATCCTTGGGCCCCTTAATTAATGCCGGCGAAGTCTTTAATGTGCTGTCTCTTGGAGGAAGAACTTCCACTCGAGACG TTATTGCTTTGCAAAGGGTAAAAGAGAGCCTCCGAAATCCTCCACTTGATTGGAGTGGTGATCCTTGCGTGCCTCGGCAATACTCATGGACCGGTATCACATGCTCCGAAGGGCTCCGTATCCGTATAGTGACTTT AAATTTGACAAGTATGGATCTTTCAGGATCTTTATCGTCTTTTGTTGCCAATATGACAGCTCTCACTAACAT CTGGCTTGGGAATAACAGTTTGTCTGGACAGATCCCTAACCTCAGTTCACTAACGATGTTGGAGACATT GCACTTGGAAGAGAATCAATTCAGTGGAGAGATTCCCTCATCCCTAGGGAACATCAGCAGCTTAAAAGAAGT atttttacaaaacaacaaTTTAACTGGTCAAATTCCGGCAAATCTCCTTAAACCAGGACTGAGCATCAG AACTTCCGGAAACAATTTCTTGTCACCTCCAGCACCTTGA
- the LOC120579362 gene encoding uncharacterized protein — protein MEEHITLILHHGGDLVRNENRRLQYVGGEFCVWEKIYVDELCLWDIEKMVKHCKSYFKVSKLGYMKPYEGVSNDLNICLTPLTTDQHILDMVQAARSNGNEVEIYAQHLVDNEEVEIVPLTTEEREEVEREMEKCLRSAKTREEEPIKVMEVDILTAEERNVVECLVASVQTRVGNEEEIVDDMQEGMEEDNVGATQGREEDNVGATQGREEDNVVDNEGGNVTQAEESQPQETVTQQETQVEENVTKGAQKKARKSKGKEKQTAAPKRKRPVRYSRGTGVTINDDGPLVFDSSSDDTDFEADYVAGHRDSHCEVGNGSQVHIEMSEPNEVCSDNDSYVSEELRSPISTDDEGDGNRNIVYPQFNENAGFGDVNLELGMEFATLQKFKDAVKDYTIHKGKDIKWLKNDKKRARAECKHETCGWVIYCARDEKRKCFQIRTFVSKHDCPTDFKNKQANRKWVVKMLEKVLRFDPEIKHREIFDLFKKDYKVILDDNLIFRATKEARDLVEGSEREQYGLLWDYANELLRSNPNSTVRMNTTPMPQSPPQFKRFYVCLDACKQGFKAGCRPLIGLDGCFLKGYYGGQLLSAVGQDGNNHIYVIAYAIVDVENKDNWKWFLELLHKDLGDYERNGWNFISDMQKGLIPAMQEVMPGVPHRYCAMHLWRNFTKQWKEKELRGVVWECARATTPTQFNRIMERVKRLNQKAWEYLNKWPKEAWTKAYFSENCKADNIVNNACEVFNAKILNYRGKPILTFAEDVRCYVMRKMSHNKMKLDGRAGPLCPWQQSRLEKEKLASHNWTPVWSGDNPRQRYQIENYSRIKVDVDIFKQTCTCRFWQLTGKCFLLFF, from the exons ATGGAAGAGCATATAACACTAATACTGCATCATGGTGGTGATTTAGTGCGAAATGAGAATCGGAGGCTGCAATATGTTGGCGGTGAATTCTGTGTATGGGAaaagatatatgttgatgagtTGTGTTTGTGGGACATTGAGAAGATGGTGAAACATTGCAAAAGCTACTTCAAGGTATCTAAACTAGGGTACATGAAGCCGTATGAGGGTGTTTCCAATGATCTGAACATCTGCTTGACTCCATTGACAACTGATCAACATATTTTGGATATGGTGCAAGCTGCAAGGTCTAATGGTAATGAAGTTGAAATATATGCACAACATTTGGTAGATAATGAGGAGGTTGAAATTGTTCCATTAACAACTGAAGAGAGGGAGGAGGTTGAGAGAGAAATGGAAAAATGTCTGAGAAGTGCAAAAACAAGGGAGGAGGAACCAATTAAAGTTATGGAGGTTGACATACTAACTGCTGAGGAAAGAAATGTGGTAGAGTGTTTGGTTGCTAGTGTGCAAACTAGGGTTGGTAATGAAGAGGAAATTGTTGATGATATGCAGGAGGGAATGGAAGAAGACAATGTTGGTGCTACTCAAGGAAGGGAAGAAGACAATGTTGGTGCTACTCAAGGAAGGGAAGAAGACaatgttgttgataatgaaGGAGGAAATGTCACTCAGGCTGAAGAAAGTCAGCCTCAAGAAACAGTCACCCAACAAGAAACTCAGGTTGAGGAAAATGTCACCAAAGGAGCTCAGAAAAAGGCAAGGAAAAGCAAAGGCAAGGAAAAACAAACTGCTgcaccaaaaagaaaaagaccaGTGAGATACTCAAGAGGGACTGGGGTGACCATTAATGATGATGGCCCACTTGTGTTTGATTCTTCTAGTGATGACACTGATTTTGAGGCGGATTATGTGGCTGGACATAGAGACTCTCACTGTGAGGTAGGTAATGGTAGCCAGGTTCACATTGAAATGTCTGAGCCTAATGAAGTATGCAGTGATAATGACAGCTATGTTTCTGAGGAGTTAAGGAGTCCAATAAGCACTGATGATGAAGGTGATGGAAATAGGAATATAGTTTATCCTCAATTTAATGAAAATGCTGGGTTTGGTGATGTAAACTTGGAACTTGGAATGGAGTTTGCTACTCTTCAAAAATTTAAGGATGCTGTTAAGGATTACACCATTCACAAGGGAAAAGATATTAAGTGGCTGAAGAATGATAAGAAGAGGGCAAGGGCTGAATGCAAGCATGAAACATGTGGTTGGGTAATATATTGTGCAAGGGATGAAAAGAGGAAGTGTTTTCAGATCAGAACATTTGTGAGTAAACATGATTGCCCTACAGATTTCAAGAATAAACAAGCTAATAGGAAATGGGTGGTTAAGATGCTTGAGAAAGTCTTAAGGTTTGATCCTGAAATAAAGCATAGagaaatatttgatttgttcaaGAAGGATTATAAGGTGATTCTTGATGACAACTTGATTTTTAGGGCAACAAAAGAAGCAAGGGATTTGGTTGAAGGCAGTGAAAGGGAGCAATATGGTCTTTTGTGGGATTATGCAAATGAACTGCTGAGGAGTAACCCAAACTCAACTGTGAGGATGAATACAACACCAATGCCACAGTCCCCTCCACAATTCAAAAGATTTTATGTTTGTCTGGATGCATGTAAACAAGGTTTTAAGGCTGGATGTAGACCATTGATTGGGTTAGATGGATGCTTTCTTAAGGGGTATTATGGAGGGCAACTTTTGTCTGCTGTGGGACAAGATGGAAATAACCATATTTATGTCATTGCTTATGCCATTGTGGATGTGGAGAATAAAGATAACTGGAAATGGTTTTTGGAATTATTACATAAAGATCTTGGAGATTATGAGCGTAATGGATGGAACTTCATCTCAGACATGCAAAAG GGTTTGATTCCAGCCATGCAAGAAGTGATGCCTGGGGTGCCACATAGATATTGTGCAATGCATCTATGGAGgaacttcacaaaacaatggaaGGAGAAGGAATTGAGAGGGGTGGTATGGGAGTGTGCAAGGGCAACAACTCCCACTCAATTCAACCGCATTATGGAGAGGGTGAAGAGGCTTAATCAGAAGGCATGGGAGTATCTTAACAAATGGCCAAAGGAAGCATGGACTAAAGCTTATTTTAGTGAAAATTGCAAGGCAGATAACATAGTGAACAATGCTTGTGAGGTTTTCAATGCAAAGATCTTGAACTATAGAGGGAAACCAATACTCACTTTCGCTGAGGATGTTAGGTGCTATGTTATGAGAAAAATGAGTCATAACAAGATGAAGCTTGATGGGAGAGCTGGACCACTATGTCCTTGGCAGCAAAGTAGGCTAGAGAAAGAAAAGCTTGCCAGTCACAATTGGACACCAGTGTGGAGTGGTGATAATCCAAGGCAAAGGTATCAAATAGAAAATTACTCCAGAATCAAAGTGGATGTTGATATATTTAAGCAAACTTGCACATGCAGATTTTGGCAGTTAACTGGTaagtgttttcttttatttttctag